caaataacaaaattataagctaatagattatttaattataatactttctgtataaaatatttacttgaagTCAACGAGTAATAAACGTTACAAAagtaacatattaaattaaaaattggttcCAAAAACCTAAAGAGTTACTTatcttaacattttaacttaattttattatttcataatccGTTAATGACCAGCCTTGGTTTTAGCCCAtaagcaaatatatttttaaatacgttaaaaataataatatacgttttctaaaattaataaacaaccaATTTGTGCTATACTAATATAGAATTTTAGAtgcttttaaagttataaattataaccaattGTTATAAAGTAACAAAAATATGCTGATCAATGATCATTACCTATTTAGGTGTGTATAtcagatttttttcaaatagtcgTAAGTATAAAATTACCTAGTGGTGTGCCAAGTGTGACAATCTAAATTTATGGtgaacatcaatataatatataaaaaccacGATTGTAAATATACTGGTTGCATAACTCCAATATTAAATTGCTTAAAAGACATGGATCAATGAACAGTTCATGCAATAAGGCTTCATGTAGAACTATATTGTAGTGAACTCTAGTGGCAAACCATAACACTGTCGGACAGACCATGGTTGCTTAAGCTAATGTTTCGAACATTTTCCATAAGCGTTCACTAGTTCTTCATTCTTATGATAATTGATGATAATGCAATTATGGGAGGGTCCATTCATTTCATAAAGTTGTGCAACTAGTATATTTACAaccgtgttaaaaacttatttgtataaaataaatgaaaattcattatttttcaaaatctgtTAGTGACAATTTaagcttatacataatatatctaacttttaaatttgtacaaTACCACTCTCTATCAACttactatttataatgattattatttgaatcagagtattattattatttttttttttactttttatgacatttttcaaTAAGTACTAATGTTATATTTACTTACTGATCATCAGGTTTCAAATGTACAGGTTTGTCTGTAAAGTCTGATGAGAAATTGGTAAGGTCACGATCAGAATCTAGTTGTGGTATATAATTAGGCTGAATTTTCTTTTGTTCCaactaaaatcatataaattattaaattatactaatatttaggatttaaaacaataaactgtGGTTGATTTACCATTTTCCAatcaatagatttaaaaaatgggCAATCTTTAACATCACCGAAGCAACCCAAACGGTCAAcagcatttttatttaaaagtccCTTTAAGACACAAGTTGCTTCACCAGAAAGGTATTTTGGAATACTCAGAGGGTTATATAAAAtccctataaaataaaattttcaaacaatgaGGAACCTGTTTTTAAATAAccattgtttgtattataataagtacttgTGAATGTAATGGTATTGTAATCTTCATTAGGTGGTACTTCTTTAATATCAAATGGACTTTTTCCAACCAACatttcatacaaaataattcCTAAAGCCCACCAATCCAcactgaaaaacaaaacaaatttagattaacatgaaatatttatatagctatttaatttaattaaataaagctTATATAAGGTAAAtgtgtataacatatattttttattcaataccaaaatatcaataattattaataaaaatgtgtatattaaatttagttttaaaaaatgtgtacctaaatCCATATGGTTCAAATCTTATAATTTCCGGGGCTATATAATTTGCAGTTCCGCATAATGAATCTATTTTTTCTCCAGGCCATTTTAGATTTGTACACAATCCATAATCCGCCAATTTTATATGACCCTCATGATCAAGTAgtacattttctaattttaaatctCGATATATTATACCTGAAATATAGAAACATATAATTAACTTAAACAGTTGAAtcaattcaacaattttttCATGGTCAAACAactagtatatatttattatcagatTGAGATAATTAGCTAATAAAAAATAGGcgattagtaaaataaatattattaatatttattaataattaagggCCTGtaaattgacaaaaaataattgaaaatcgtttataaataaataaaaaatggtatGCTAACTATATCCAAAAACACAAACATGGACATAGATACTCCACCAGAAGAGCTGTAAAATAAATGcactttaaatttcaaaacaaatattacatgGCTGTATAGAGAGCTTTGAATGTTATTCATCATTGAGTAGATCACTGAAATAAATGTGTTAAGTACTTATTGAatgttaaacatattaaaaatgattttgagcaGATATGGAGATAAAATACACAGGCTtattgcattaataataataatttctattaaaacctatagcaaccatttataaacaaaaatgtccatcgtaaatctcaaaatccttttTTTGAGAACCATCCCGGATTGGACATCTTAGCCTATTTTTCTTTCCCAAGGtttaatctatctctgtaccaaatttaattttaatatatatagattattataattttatatcatattatattgttattaactatcATTGTCTTCTCTCAAAGTACCATAAAATGGTGTAAATAGGTTGGTGGTGTTTATGgcaaaaaataagtaggtacaattaatTTCAAGATTTCAGTATGATACTAGTTAATGATGGTAAAAAGTATTTGGtactaatagtttatttttttttttattataacataataactacttaaaattttttttatcaaaataaatttaaaaaacaattaaaaaagatTAGGTCAAAAAgctcaacatattatataaaatctcCTATTCATCATaggaaatgataatataaatatttggtgattattttaagcatcaaaagttatatatatatatatatatatattctaatgaaacaaataaaacagtTTTGACTATGTTGAGTATccacttttaatattaaattattgaagcATTATTTTTGCTATCAAGTATTAACTTTATaatcatgttttatttattatattaaatgatttaatctTTTAACATATAATTctatagatttattaaaaacaaaagttgtttatttataaaattgatatgaattaaaatattaattatattatgactgtGTCAAGGGttacaatgaattaaaataatacattattatattgatcaaAAAACAATTGACTATACCTTTAGTATGTAAAAAGTTCAAAGCTAAACTAATTTCTGCTGTATAAAATCTAGCATGATTTTCGGTCAATCTTCTTTTTCTtttcataaaatacaacaaGTCACCTCCACGAACAAATTCCATCACAAAGAATAATTGGCTGGTTGTTTGGAAGCAACAATGGAGAGCAACAAAAAATGAGCATTCAGCGACagttataaaaacatttctttCGTTTTGTACCCAGTTAATAtcctgaaatttaaaatatgtattatattataacatattaaatattttatatgtattatcctcagatcatatactatggatGGAACCGTGTCCCTATAGCTTAAAGGCCATATGAACGAGAAGCCTCTGACTGAGAAACTTGATGTTCACAAGCTAGAAGAGAACTGTGCAAGTGCAAAGAGAAATATCACATATTTATctatttgaattaatatatataaattctatCTGTCCCCTCTGGCGTTGCCCGGAgaagatttgatttttttttttaatgtatatgcAATATTCATTCTGCAGATTGAATGTATTCTATGGCATCACATATTTGGTGCTTTTTGTATGGAAAAAGTGTAAATTCAAAAACCTGATTTGAGTGTCTGGCAAAACAGCTAGTcacttcaaattaaaattaacttatgtGCAATTTAGTAATTAAAGTAGACAATCCGTGGACAATATGATGTAGGCAATCCACTTGCAAACTCGATGATGAGCTATAGTAAGTGCAAACCTATTTAGGAAATATATGTCAAATACGCCCATTAGGAAAAAAGAtcaccaatttaaaaatatttatacatcacCCAATCAGTAATCACCTAGTTAACTActcttattcaaatatttctgtGATTTTCAAGTGTGCCAAATAAAGCATCAGACACGGAatgaaataatcaatttttaagcACATCAAGAGCATTAGATGACCACAATTCTAAATTtcaagttaatacattttttcatttagtgaaaaattaagaaaaatatgtgttaaaaaagtgaaattttattttatttgaatggaTAGATGCGCCACTTTATCAGATTGTTCACCAGACCATACAATTTTAGATAATTGGCTGTTATAAGCTATTCAAacattgtatgataatataaatactttatttaagtTAAGAAACACAATCAGTGTCAGACTTGTACACAGGGGCgtggtaatattatgtatttgctaggcgtaggtatatagatatttGACTTGTTGGAGTTGACAAATAGGTGTTGCCTGACCACTATCGACGAAAACTGATCACCGGGGATGGTGTTTCTTAACTTAAACAGACTATAGAttggttaaattaaaaaaaaaatattggccTTTCTAtaccaatacaaaaaaaaaagaaaaaaaagtactACTTCTATACagaactataatatgtttaattgaaaataaatatactgtGTTCTTGTATatttaacatcaataatatatgctatgatttataactattgttaattaaaatatattaattactatattctTAGCGGCACGTTCTTTTTCTATAACTTTCATAGCATAGGTGCATTGGCTTCTTTTATGTTCAACCATGAACACCGTGGCATAAGTACCATCACCAATAATCTTCATTAGTTCAAAGTCTTCAATAGAATATTGACATAAAACTCCAACTTCTGCCTCACCTGCTATAAATATagttgaacattatattatattataacaatattattttgaaatattacttTTACCTTCTGGATTTTCAACAGGTACAGAATCAGCTGGTTGATCAATAACATCATTTtgatcagaaaaactatttGTATCTGCCAAAGCAATATCAGACcaaaatgtacctaaatattaacaCCATcttcattaaatatacataataattttaacaatatatatttttatattaattacttaaagaTGTTTGACAGTCTCCTTTGGTGTCATCACTAACTACGGAATCATTcgtgcaattatttttatcaagctGATgaaggtttttgtttttatgcgATTTGCATTGATTACTTTTGAATCTTTGCCATCCTATCCCCCCAAATTGGGTTTGACAAAACTTGCAAAATGCactctaattataaaataagaataagatttaaatagctataaatattaatgttatatattatattatcacattcagtgtaataaaaatgtttatatcgttattactactattacatactaaattattttcattttcttgaAGTTTAGAACAACTGCAAAATATTcccatattaaacatttatattatatttttttactaaaaatcatTGAATGAATGTTTAACATAAAGAATGTAGAACACAACTGACAAACTTATCTACtttgtaaagaaaaaaacttccagaattaattaattattattatttttaataactatttgataattaattaaatgccAAAACATTTCTTATCTTGCTTTATTGTATACACAATACAGAGTAGATACTAAATGACCTTAGAcctttttctaataaaaaaacatagttaatataatttaaaactatttatttaatgatattaattgcttgataaaacttaaaatatatacattaattcaatatttaactgAGTAAAAATttggtattgtattattttgaatatatttttaaactacattacctatacagatattataacacaaaagAAATCGGCAGTGCCATTAATTGTAAATAGAAGTATGAAATAAATGCTACAATTAGTATCATTAGTACTACAATTAGCATcatcttctaaaaaaaaaaatactattcgtagaaacttgaaacattccgCTAAAACTTagattatcattttctatactcaGGGAAATTTATAGCACCTATTTATAGGTatctgaattatttaaattgtgatCAGTGGCGCTCACGGAAGGGTTCAAGGGTAGCAGTTGCTACCCCTGATTTTTTTGATAGGTGGGTGGGTGGTCCCCATATctctaaaatatttacatcataCGAATTCTActacgtataaaaatattgaaaataaacgaTTGAATAATTATGGGCTATAGCCATTAGTCTATAAGCCATAGAGGTAACCGATTTAATATGCTATccctatttatttttgagtgtgCGCCACTGATTGTGATGATAAATAGATAGTAAAACTTGTTGGGaaccttgtattataatatctaatgttagctatgaaaagataagcttttattaatttctaactaaaaaataatttaccacatttgaacaatttttctcatggctataaatagttcataaaGAGTcaacattttctgaaaatagtACCATGTATGTAAAATGTCGTTTttaacatttggtaaaaatgttatgtatctaggactatttgtttttgaattagaacaaaaaatcaaaaattgatagatgaaaattcgttaatttaccaaagaaaaaattattgtaaaaattttggATTCAAACTCATAGAAAATGAATATTAGTttccagtaaacttttttttttgcttaatatAGAAACATATGTGGAGAGTCTTCTTTTAAACTTCTAATGTTAGCtgtgaaaataaaatcttttatgaaattataattgaaattgtttaaacattttcgaatttttgatgaattttgtcaaaatttgaactttaaatgaatacaaaaaataattgatccaatccatctttaatatttttgaacatcaATTAATGAAACTCATATGAAATCTagaattcaattttcaagcatttttgttaaataaaaaaggttttatcgagaatagttaaaaaaaaatattttaaaaatgttactatttatgaaaaatgctaatataaatatttggtgaaaatttcaagagtctacaattattaatttttgagttacacaAATTTGTACttctttacttttttttattttttatttttcttgacactttttacctacctacttggaggtaccaaatagattcacttttctatcagaaaagatactgatcTAGAAAATCGTAgcattttaagtaggtacctaaattgttGTTGAccgatggaaaaaaaaaattacacacatCTTACGCTTAATACTGCAATtccagtaatattttttatatacgtcTGAAGCATATAATACTTTTAGGAAATAGAATATTCACTCGTAAaattacgattttagtttttttcgatgtaattaaaaaagtattaagggaataatttattgcaaacaGACAATTCTTATGGAATTCAACATAGCTAGGCATTTTCCTAAGTGCGTGAGAGCGGACtttgtaaatgtgtgcgtagtgCTGTTGTAGTAAGCGAATcactgataattatttattaatcaattactaattagttatgTGACTACCACATGCGTGCGTTCAAGTCATGGCATTGTGTGCGTGgacaaaaaagaatattatattatactaattgtataattgtatattaattgtatgtattatttgtcAATACCTACAATCGATAAAGCTAATAAAGCGATGAGACTAA
This genomic window from Metopolophium dirhodum isolate CAU chromosome 1, ASM1992520v1, whole genome shotgun sequence contains:
- the LOC132939335 gene encoding atypical protein kinase C-like; protein product: MGIFCSCSKLQENENNLSAFCKFCQTQFGGIGWQRFKSNQCKSHKNKNLHQLDKNNCTNDSVVSDDTKGDCQTSLSTFWSDIALADTNSFSDQNDVIDQPADSVPVENPEAGEAEVGVLCQYSIEDFELMKIIGDGTYATVFMVEHKRSQCTYAMKVIEKERAAKNIDINWVQNERNVFITVAECSFFVALHCCFQTTSQLFFVMEFVRGGDLLYFMKRKRRLTENHARFYTAEISLALNFLHTKGIIYRDLKLENVLLDHEGHIKLADYGLCTNLKWPGEKIDSLCGTANYIAPEIIRFEPYGFSVDWWALGIILYEMLVGKSPFDIKEVPPNEDYNTITFTRILYNPLSIPKYLSGEATCVLKGLLNKNAVDRLGCFGDVKDCPFFKSIDWKMLEQKKIQPNYIPQLDSDRDLTNFSSDFTDKPVHLKPDDQ